A single window of Metallosphaera hakonensis JCM 8857 = DSM 7519 DNA harbors:
- a CDS encoding 30S ribosomal protein S27e: MKKTRILIPEPASHFIRVKCTNCNNEQVVYSNSAFPARCLSCGTQLVYPQGGKAKIAGETLRQLG, translated from the coding sequence ATGAAGAAGACTAGGATCCTGATTCCGGAACCTGCGTCCCACTTCATTAGGGTGAAGTGTACCAACTGCAACAACGAGCAGGTAGTCTACTCTAACTCGGCTTTTCCCGCAAGGTGTCTCTCCTGCGGAACGCAACTGGTTTACCCGCAGGGTGGGAAAGCAAAAATAGCCGGGGAAACACTTAGACAGCTAGGTTAA
- a CDS encoding peptide transporter — translation MMSLKEVSNVLRKTTLVDMVLVVGISIISIAIRSLSATYPLSINGFDSWYLFYNAVLIAQAHGNWYAVPPDVHSWFPSGYFIELGDTIGLPFISALLSLPFYSSFGENAVYTVVLFLDMALAGLGVVATYLAVDGLTKSRAGAVVAGLVVALSPALTYKNLVGGLPKTSWGGVFVLFSIYLLNLAIERKKPWYGALASVPLFLAEISWGGYTYIDVSLLAAAFLVILLNRNDEVTAKSFTLMGVLTAFLTSFAPNNIGFLSGAAHGLSLLLVSLLLFVDLYLRKILPKESSLTRSLLLTSFLVLIFVLAIGGLSSIRVTPIPGRYYAIIDPFYQFTVPIDRTVAEYIPQPLTSMLTDFGVAIFLSVIGMYYFIRQGNLAGVWLLVLGVVSIYGTSEQPYLFNYTAFMVAPLAGAGVGFVVSKLKQARVRVAPILLLTVVGISLVADAGSAIMASNTPNAIITSASPYPIPNYAWITTLDWLRTQTSPHAFVLSWWDYGYWIEVIGNKTVIDENNTLNDTQIRLMAEIFLNNDTYAANILEHDFHVYPYGNPNYTIPTYIVAYDAVTVYRGEAFLGYPTNLGGQFLGYTSSLGDIGKAMGAMTVIAGYPIQDYINETLLNQTESTIATEFSSNPTLANELIGLVGNSFPFAWTHRAYQSLIVNMFVEGLQTQGYPVIAPFSGGITASSVNLGQPLPQVRMMYFQPVEISMYPLYGNGQYEVYIMVLVYQFVQPGTIAS, via the coding sequence TTGATGTCACTAAAGGAAGTCTCCAACGTTCTCAGAAAGACAACTCTAGTGGACATGGTGTTAGTAGTTGGAATATCCATCATCTCCATTGCAATAAGGTCACTGAGTGCTACCTATCCCCTTTCCATTAACGGCTTCGACTCTTGGTACCTCTTCTATAACGCAGTCCTCATAGCTCAAGCCCACGGGAACTGGTACGCTGTTCCACCTGACGTTCATTCCTGGTTCCCTTCAGGGTACTTCATTGAATTGGGGGACACCATAGGTCTCCCCTTCATTTCAGCCCTTCTATCCCTGCCCTTCTACTCCTCTTTCGGAGAGAACGCAGTCTATACAGTTGTCCTCTTCCTGGACATGGCCCTTGCCGGGTTAGGGGTTGTAGCTACTTACCTCGCAGTAGACGGGCTTACCAAGAGCAGGGCAGGGGCAGTGGTTGCTGGACTAGTGGTGGCACTCTCCCCTGCCCTAACCTACAAGAACCTTGTGGGGGGACTGCCCAAGACCTCGTGGGGAGGGGTCTTCGTCCTTTTCTCCATCTATCTACTCAACTTGGCGATTGAGAGGAAGAAACCGTGGTACGGTGCCCTCGCCTCCGTCCCTCTCTTCCTGGCTGAGATTTCCTGGGGTGGTTATACCTACATTGATGTAAGCCTGTTGGCTGCTGCCTTCCTGGTGATCCTCCTCAACAGGAACGATGAGGTCACGGCCAAGTCCTTCACCTTGATGGGAGTTCTCACCGCGTTCCTTACCTCTTTTGCCCCCAACAACATTGGATTCCTATCCGGTGCAGCCCACGGTCTCTCCCTCCTCCTGGTCTCTCTCCTCCTCTTCGTTGACCTATACCTAAGGAAGATCTTGCCCAAGGAGAGCTCCCTAACCAGGTCGCTTCTACTAACTTCCTTTCTAGTGTTGATATTTGTCTTAGCTATAGGCGGTCTATCCTCCATCAGGGTAACTCCAATACCTGGAAGATATTACGCCATCATTGATCCCTTTTACCAGTTCACCGTTCCCATTGACAGGACTGTGGCGGAATATATCCCTCAACCTCTGACCTCAATGTTGACCGATTTCGGCGTGGCGATTTTCCTGTCCGTCATAGGAATGTACTACTTCATAAGGCAGGGTAACCTGGCCGGAGTGTGGCTACTGGTGCTGGGAGTAGTGAGTATATACGGTACGTCCGAACAACCTTACCTCTTCAACTACACGGCCTTCATGGTTGCTCCCCTTGCCGGGGCAGGGGTAGGCTTCGTGGTGTCTAAGTTGAAGCAGGCTAGGGTCAGGGTCGCCCCTATCCTTCTCCTGACTGTGGTTGGTATCTCCCTAGTTGCAGACGCCGGTTCAGCTATCATGGCCAGCAATACTCCGAACGCCATCATCACCTCAGCGTCCCCTTACCCCATCCCCAACTACGCTTGGATTACGACGTTAGACTGGCTTAGGACTCAAACCTCACCCCACGCTTTCGTTCTGAGTTGGTGGGACTACGGCTACTGGATTGAGGTCATAGGGAACAAGACCGTGATCGATGAGAACAACACCCTAAATGATACCCAGATCAGATTAATGGCCGAGATCTTCCTCAATAACGATACGTATGCCGCTAACATCCTAGAACATGACTTCCACGTTTATCCCTACGGAAACCCCAACTACACAATCCCAACCTACATAGTGGCATATGATGCAGTAACGGTGTATAGGGGTGAGGCCTTCCTTGGATACCCAACTAATCTGGGCGGACAATTTCTAGGTTATACCTCCAGTCTCGGGGACATAGGGAAGGCCATGGGCGCCATGACTGTGATCGCTGGCTATCCTATCCAGGACTATATCAACGAGACTCTTCTGAATCAAACCGAGTCCACCATTGCGACAGAGTTCTCCTCTAATCCGACGTTAGCTAACGAATTGATTGGTCTAGTTGGTAACTCGTTCCCCTTCGCTTGGACGCATAGAGCTTATCAGTCCTTGATTGTGAACATGTTCGTGGAAGGATTGCAGACCCAGGGTTATCCAGTGATCGCGCCCTTCTCAGGAGGGATAACTGCAAGTTCGGTGAACCTCGGTCAACCCCTACCACAGGTCAGGATGATGTATTTCCAGCCAGTGGAGATCTCCATGTATCCCCTTTATGGAAACGGACAATACGAGGTTTACATCATGGTCTTGGTTTATCAATTCGTTCAACCCGGGACAATTGCGAGTTAG
- the slaA gene encoding S-layer protein SlaA, with amino-acid sequence MNTIRYISILLLLLMGGSFVTGIVPLAQPQSNVGGVTIAANSYWIGPDQVILIAVYNPNVPQSGTGAQYVLGNISVTGTLSSGQLATVNLTSLNASVYYVQNGGHYFWFFVAIPTGHTSSGHATYNSTYFNLTNPYLVLEGHQWFFTLPSNLPFSLTNSTSVPPGKPVKVANFQQFSGSNTIKVSYSTGASITLQNYLQEMSSYSPGVTSPPSQVPLNSTWMTFFNSSVMQANPLQGNSGGFNVTKTKVSGVNTYVYAKSTTNYTFVNVTYPAILNGSYVNVTVTDNPISNALALFGYGGVYDGNLTVWASSVVTNLSYAHVADANRALPSYANAPEYYNLTVRDHIFTTNTPIQITFEDYLNDSNNVMTTGTIKEITPGSFTVSTESSGTLTVNAFDNISNFSYSYKSINAEMELVSVSGVEFSAAAIHLNETSAGSGVFQTTVKLVVGSTPKITSTLSSSNTYTVTITLPPYDFSNTTILVSATNDIGASFYYLGRTTPTNITSPSKIAVGQPTLVPIPNVVSVPNVTPVIELAYNEPNLAFGTATTLTVNDGTISYSGVPVATDSVTYTFPNGTSNTKDLNSLGITRLTSANGNGTFFIVAPATEIHTLLGLSYIPSGTSITFKIVDLFAQQTLTVTYTFTTIAPTISIETPTSTSFTSSEIAYLPPVPYNVLPEKHYINVNVTDKLLAQSVPSSALTATVYLIAENSAGKNVSLTTPLPVQITETGPGTGLFTTSVYYYVMYNSTTHTYYLYVDGQKVANLLNVVNGGLLVFKYTSSSSQQTVNATVTLKPSPFTLITNTSTSVPGGRVSVYVNSPGLVEGHNVKYSGSFLAYAQYAEWNGGTTVNVLTYPVTLKEVSAGSPIFGGTMVLGNSSVTSIGNLTSLKVDSGFTVAPSSIVLVNANATIGPTSTSSGIAAYYQQSTISISSEQVSVKILNPNPASPFANLILELNSSLFDLLSHPAPGNYSSISSTSYFTLLENQLSTITAQQSQQLLTSSQALLSATSFYYNNTIWIIKLPMTLWNGTPGAYASGHLNVNLTDLVTVTHNVYSIHVITVPNVTTGTVSIVSAYAVPSVSSQVTTLQINGLVPPIISVYFNGNNITQSASGAIPFPNTTAGELVNITVYAPDAVSNPNVPGDGTTFNVTIVNTANGETTTLTLTQMTSIVSGVAVPTPYYTGLLKVVEPSVYSPGVRGEISASSGLVNKVLVSMNLVEGHYFNPSGLLQQLTMKANSFFYVGVIKVSAQVTKFTLLFNGSPVTSMQVGKSYDLLFNLTDNGNVNETVYGALEVLMNGTPVQPEVIAQVSLAPGQSVQVGTLFTPTAPGNYTIVFIPFQNNILSIPYNQGLTVTVSAS; translated from the coding sequence ATGAATACGATAAGGTACATCTCCATCCTCCTGCTTCTTTTAATGGGAGGATCATTCGTTACGGGAATTGTTCCATTGGCTCAGCCTCAATCAAATGTCGGTGGTGTTACAATAGCTGCTAACAGCTACTGGATAGGTCCGGATCAGGTCATACTAATAGCGGTGTACAATCCCAACGTTCCGCAAAGCGGGACAGGTGCTCAATATGTACTTGGAAACATATCGGTCACAGGGACGCTGTCAAGTGGACAGCTCGCTACAGTTAATCTTACATCGTTGAATGCGTCAGTCTACTACGTTCAGAACGGAGGACATTATTTCTGGTTTTTCGTTGCCATTCCTACCGGTCATACATCATCAGGCCATGCGACATACAACAGCACGTATTTCAACCTGACTAACCCATACCTCGTACTAGAGGGTCATCAATGGTTCTTCACACTACCAAGTAATCTTCCATTCAGTCTCACCAATTCAACAAGTGTGCCTCCAGGGAAACCTGTGAAAGTTGCAAACTTCCAACAATTTAGTGGCTCAAATACAATTAAAGTCTCATACAGCACAGGTGCCAGTATTACTCTTCAGAATTATCTCCAAGAGATGAGCTCTTATTCTCCTGGTGTAACTTCACCACCATCTCAAGTACCACTTAACTCCACCTGGATGACGTTCTTTAACAGTAGCGTAATGCAGGCAAATCCCCTCCAGGGTAATAGCGGAGGATTCAATGTGACTAAGACCAAAGTCAGCGGAGTGAACACTTATGTATATGCCAAATCAACAACCAACTACACGTTCGTGAACGTGACTTACCCAGCGATATTAAATGGGAGTTATGTCAATGTGACCGTTACCGACAACCCAATATCCAATGCGTTAGCCCTGTTCGGATATGGTGGCGTATACGACGGGAATCTCACTGTATGGGCCTCCTCAGTGGTTACCAACTTATCCTATGCCCATGTCGCTGACGCTAACAGAGCTCTTCCATCGTATGCTAACGCACCAGAGTACTACAACCTGACAGTAAGGGATCACATCTTCACCACAAACACTCCCATTCAGATCACATTCGAGGACTACTTGAACGATTCCAACAACGTAATGACCACAGGCACAATAAAGGAGATAACTCCAGGATCCTTCACCGTCTCCACCGAATCTTCTGGTACCTTAACTGTGAACGCATTTGATAACATATCCAATTTCAGTTATAGTTATAAGTCTATAAATGCGGAAATGGAATTAGTTAGTGTATCGGGAGTTGAATTTAGCGCTGCAGCTATTCACTTAAACGAGACATCTGCCGGCTCTGGTGTGTTCCAAACCACCGTGAAGCTGGTCGTCGGTAGTACACCTAAGATAACTTCCACACTCTCCTCCTCTAATACCTATACGGTTACCATCACTCTTCCGCCCTACGACTTCAGCAACACAACAATATTGGTCAGTGCAACTAACGACATAGGAGCTTCATTCTACTACCTGGGTCGTACTACACCCACTAACATAACTTCACCTTCTAAGATCGCCGTAGGACAACCAACTCTAGTTCCTATTCCCAACGTAGTCTCCGTTCCCAACGTTACACCAGTTATTGAGCTAGCATATAATGAACCGAACTTAGCGTTCGGTACTGCAACGACCCTAACTGTGAATGATGGGACGATCAGTTATAGCGGAGTACCGGTTGCCACAGACAGCGTAACATATACCTTCCCCAACGGAACGTCAAATACCAAAGACCTGAATAGCTTAGGTATAACGAGGCTTACCTCAGCTAATGGCAACGGTACGTTCTTCATAGTTGCTCCAGCAACTGAAATCCATACACTTCTCGGTCTTTCATACATACCCTCAGGCACGTCAATAACCTTCAAGATAGTTGACCTATTCGCACAGCAGACCTTGACTGTAACCTACACTTTCACTACAATAGCCCCAACGATATCAATTGAAACGCCAACCTCTACTTCCTTTACTTCAAGTGAGATAGCTTACTTACCGCCTGTACCCTACAACGTCTTACCTGAAAAGCATTACATAAATGTGAATGTGACTGACAAGCTATTAGCTCAAAGCGTACCCTCTTCAGCATTAACGGCAACTGTGTATCTGATCGCTGAGAATTCTGCAGGTAAAAACGTAAGCCTTACGACTCCTCTTCCTGTTCAGATCACTGAAACAGGCCCTGGAACTGGTCTATTTACGACTTCAGTTTACTACTATGTCATGTATAATTCAACAACTCATACGTACTATCTCTATGTGGACGGACAAAAGGTTGCCAACCTACTTAACGTTGTCAATGGCGGTCTCCTAGTCTTTAAGTATACGTCGTCCTCCTCACAACAAACTGTAAACGCTACTGTGACTCTTAAGCCCTCTCCCTTCACTCTAATCACTAACACCAGTACATCGGTCCCTGGAGGAAGGGTTAGCGTGTACGTCAACAGCCCAGGTTTAGTTGAAGGCCACAACGTGAAATATTCCGGCTCGTTCCTTGCATATGCTCAGTACGCGGAGTGGAATGGAGGAACCACAGTTAACGTCTTAACTTATCCAGTAACCTTGAAGGAGGTGTCAGCTGGATCTCCAATCTTCGGAGGAACCATGGTGTTAGGTAACTCTAGCGTGACTTCCATAGGCAACTTGACGTCATTGAAAGTAGATTCTGGATTCACAGTTGCTCCCAGCTCCATTGTACTTGTAAATGCTAATGCCACCATAGGTCCAACAAGTACGTCCTCAGGAATAGCTGCATACTATCAGCAATCGACTATATCGATAAGCAGCGAGCAAGTGTCCGTGAAGATCCTGAACCCCAATCCAGCGTCTCCCTTCGCTAACTTAATCCTAGAACTGAACTCTTCCTTGTTCGATTTGCTCTCGCATCCTGCCCCAGGCAACTACTCTTCGATTTCATCAACTTCCTACTTTACTTTGCTGGAGAATCAGCTCTCTACAATCACAGCCCAGCAGTCTCAACAATTACTAACGTCGAGCCAGGCACTGTTAAGTGCTACCTCATTCTACTATAACAACACGATCTGGATTATCAAGCTCCCCATGACTCTGTGGAACGGAACACCCGGCGCATATGCTTCAGGTCATCTAAACGTCAACCTGACCGATTTAGTGACGGTAACTCACAACGTATATTCAATCCATGTAATCACCGTGCCGAACGTTACCACGGGTACGGTGAGTATAGTCTCCGCATATGCTGTTCCCAGCGTGTCTAGCCAGGTCACTACCTTGCAGATAAACGGGCTAGTCCCTCCAATAATATCCGTGTACTTCAATGGTAATAACATAACCCAATCGGCATCGGGAGCTATACCTTTCCCCAATACTACCGCTGGCGAGCTAGTTAATATCACCGTGTACGCACCCGATGCAGTAAGCAACCCCAACGTACCTGGTGACGGTACAACTTTCAATGTTACTATCGTTAACACGGCTAACGGAGAGACCACGACTCTTACTTTAACTCAGATGACCTCGATAGTGAGCGGCGTTGCTGTCCCAACTCCATACTATACAGGTCTGCTGAAGGTAGTAGAGCCCTCTGTCTATAGTCCTGGTGTACGCGGAGAGATATCGGCCAGTAGCGGGCTAGTTAACAAGGTTCTAGTATCAATGAACTTAGTAGAGGGTCACTACTTCAACCCCAGTGGACTACTTCAGCAATTGACCATGAAGGCTAACTCCTTCTTCTACGTGGGAGTGATCAAGGTCAGTGCACAGGTCACTAAGTTCACTCTGCTCTTCAATGGATCCCCAGTGACCAGTATGCAGGTAGGGAAGTCCTACGACCTTCTATTCAACTTGACAGATAACGGTAACGTTAACGAAACTGTCTACGGTGCCCTAGAGGTGTTAATGAACGGAACTCCAGTGCAACCAGAGGTCATAGCTCAGGTCTCACTAGCACCTGGGCAGAGCGTCCAGGTAGGCACATTGTTCACTCCAACAGCTCCAGGTAACTACACGATAGTCTTCATACCGTTCCAGAACAACATCCTGTCAATTCCATATAACCAGGGTCTAACCGTGACGGTAAGTGCAAGTTAA
- a CDS encoding RNA-protein complex protein Nop10, whose product MKLIRKCPRDGRYTLQERCPICGEETRPAHPPRFSPQDRMVKYRIIARRGKVC is encoded by the coding sequence GTGAAGCTCATCAGGAAGTGCCCGAGGGACGGGAGATACACGCTTCAGGAGAGATGTCCCATCTGCGGAGAGGAAACTAGACCGGCTCATCCTCCCAGGTTCTCCCCGCAGGACAGGATGGTGAAGTATAGGATAATAGCTAGGAGAGGGAAAGTCTGCTGA
- a CDS encoding ornithine cyclodeaminase family protein codes for MRIFTDQDLIDVLTPERAVSAMREAFSMLWRGEAILPQRTAFTEGRDWWGVMPCKTKYLFTVKVVAVIPGNRDRGLPSVNGSVLAMSPDTAEPLALLPGATLTAIRTSATSILSTELAVGRKVGVLGVIGAGQEAEFHIRLAQEYLSPSRILVTARRSHFELAKRTGAEAVDLDFLLREADVIFATTSSSTPVVKGDLLKDSFHVSSIGAHTPDAREIDDSTLRRANTFMVDSLEAVSRESGDYIQGESLLRGKVVEIGEVIERGIKVRRPSIFKTVGVAIQDNLASYYAIRET; via the coding sequence ATGAGGATTTTCACTGACCAGGACCTAATCGATGTCCTGACACCGGAGAGGGCGGTCTCAGCAATGAGGGAGGCCTTCTCCATGTTGTGGAGAGGGGAGGCAATACTTCCGCAGAGGACCGCCTTCACAGAGGGTAGGGATTGGTGGGGTGTGATGCCATGTAAGACCAAGTACCTTTTCACGGTGAAGGTCGTAGCAGTTATCCCTGGAAACAGGGATCGCGGTCTTCCCTCGGTGAACGGCTCGGTTCTAGCCATGTCACCCGACACTGCTGAACCTCTTGCACTTCTCCCAGGAGCTACCCTCACTGCCATCAGGACCTCTGCCACCTCAATCCTCTCCACGGAACTGGCTGTGGGAAGGAAAGTTGGAGTCCTGGGAGTCATTGGTGCAGGACAGGAGGCGGAGTTCCACATTAGATTGGCCCAGGAGTACCTCTCACCCTCCAGGATACTGGTAACTGCTAGGAGGAGTCACTTTGAGTTGGCCAAGAGGACTGGGGCAGAGGCCGTAGACTTGGACTTTCTCCTGAGGGAAGCCGACGTGATCTTCGCCACGACCTCCTCTTCAACCCCTGTTGTTAAGGGGGACCTCCTCAAGGACAGTTTCCACGTGTCCAGTATAGGGGCTCACACTCCAGATGCTAGGGAAATCGACGATTCAACCCTGAGGAGAGCCAACACCTTCATGGTCGACTCGTTGGAGGCGGTGTCAAGGGAGAGCGGTGACTACATCCAGGGAGAGAGCCTCCTGAGGGGAAAGGTTGTGGAAATAGGGGAGGTGATTGAGAGAGGTATTAAGGTAAGGAGACCATCCATCTTCAAGACTGTCGGAGTTGCGATTCAGGACAACTTAGCGTCATATTACGCTATAAGGGAGACGTAG
- a CDS encoding 50S ribosomal protein L44e, translated as MKFPKLVKAYCPKCKTHTDHSISLYKGGKRRETAEGQRRYNRKNLGYGSTRKPVPKRFAKVTKKQTLMFKCQKCSYTYSKPGMRVKKLELVEVIK; from the coding sequence ATGAAATTCCCGAAGCTTGTTAAGGCTTATTGCCCCAAGTGCAAGACCCACACTGACCACTCCATCTCCCTCTATAAGGGAGGTAAGAGGAGGGAGACCGCTGAGGGACAAAGGAGGTATAACAGGAAGAACCTCGGGTACGGTAGCACCAGGAAACCGGTCCCCAAGAGGTTCGCTAAGGTCACCAAGAAGCAGACCCTAATGTTCAAGTGCCAGAAGTGCAGTTACACCTACTCTAAACCAGGAATGAGGGTTAAGAAACTGGAGCTGGTTGAGGTGATCAAATGA
- the slaB gene encoding S-layer protein SlaB, with amino-acid sequence MKYNFIPLVLLVLLTIPLMVQGGAPPITVTTAPVYHPGETVFIEGTTSPNTLVGVTIYNPLGKAIYSNTTESNAQGQYSLKAFTFPSQATSTLPYGTYTVNVGTQSGFTNSTTFQFEPLTATVLVQVINPQGVPVQGAAVSASSVSGVTNASGEVVLNLPSGTYTLKVVPPAPYAPTSENITVVAPQSYTFKLTVQIQELVLTVAKAISPNVELTNLSPGTAITVVGGSTLTLMNQVTFAGAPVSTANVTAVYNGTTYTATYMNGYYVINITVPNVQYETDITVTASYSGMSTSVTLPLTVNVNEQAIIEKLNATITSLETQISSLSTEVSSLTSTVSSLSSTVSSLSHTLSTLNSTVTSLSGSISTLNSEYTTLNNRVNALSGLSGTVDIALAVSIIAIIISIVVLILVFRKIS; translated from the coding sequence ATGAAGTATAATTTCATTCCTCTCGTCCTTTTGGTGCTCCTAACAATTCCTTTAATGGTTCAGGGTGGAGCTCCTCCAATAACAGTTACAACAGCTCCGGTATATCATCCAGGAGAGACAGTGTTCATTGAGGGAACAACCTCACCTAACACCCTCGTGGGGGTAACCATCTACAATCCATTAGGTAAGGCAATTTACAGTAACACGACCGAAAGTAACGCTCAGGGTCAGTACAGTCTAAAGGCTTTCACGTTCCCGTCTCAGGCTACCTCCACTTTGCCTTACGGAACTTACACTGTGAATGTGGGAACCCAGTCAGGATTCACCAACTCGACAACGTTTCAGTTCGAGCCACTTACGGCAACTGTCCTTGTTCAAGTTATTAATCCGCAGGGTGTGCCAGTGCAAGGGGCTGCAGTATCAGCAAGTAGTGTTTCGGGAGTAACTAACGCGTCGGGTGAAGTAGTCCTGAATTTGCCAAGCGGTACCTATACCTTGAAAGTGGTTCCTCCGGCTCCCTATGCGCCAACTAGCGAAAACATAACTGTGGTAGCACCTCAGAGTTACACCTTCAAGCTGACAGTTCAGATCCAGGAGTTGGTCTTAACTGTAGCGAAGGCAATTTCTCCGAACGTAGAGCTGACCAACCTGTCTCCAGGAACTGCTATAACTGTGGTGGGAGGGTCTACCCTCACCCTAATGAACCAAGTAACGTTTGCTGGTGCCCCAGTAAGTACTGCAAACGTCACTGCAGTCTACAATGGAACTACGTATACTGCTACCTACATGAACGGATACTACGTGATTAACATAACTGTCCCCAACGTTCAATATGAGACCGATATCACGGTTACTGCGAGCTATTCAGGAATGTCAACCAGTGTGACTCTACCCTTAACGGTTAACGTTAACGAGCAAGCCATTATCGAGAAACTGAACGCCACTATCACATCACTGGAGACTCAAATCTCGTCATTAAGCACTGAGGTATCGAGCCTAACGAGTACAGTCTCTTCCCTGAGTAGTACAGTCTCTTCCCTATCTCATACATTGTCCACTCTAAATAGCACAGTAACATCTCTATCTGGTAGCATATCTACACTTAACTCCGAGTATACAACCCTAAACAATAGAGTTAATGCCCTGTCTGGTCTTTCCGGGACAGTTGACATAGCACTAGCTGTGAGCATAATAGCTATTATAATCTCTATCGTTGTTCTAATCCTGGTCTTTAGAAAGATAAGCTAA
- a CDS encoding translation initiation factor IF-2 subunit alpha — protein sequence MIYNRHQLPREGDILVATVKQVFDYGSYVTLDEYGGMQAFLPWSEISTRWVKNIRDIVKEGRKVIVKVIRVDRKKGSVDVSLKKVNDDDRKKKNAQWKRIQKTDKILELVAQKLKRSEREAWEQVAWKLEERYGDVFEALQKASKEGEKVLLDAGVPEIWVKPLLEEASKHGEERKVKESKVILMRTVDPEGVEKIRKVFDLEDEDVRIFTIGAPRYRVEVSGVDPKAVAQRLNEIVQKILERAKEEGVSAEVGK from the coding sequence ATGATATACAACAGACACCAACTGCCCCGGGAAGGGGACATCCTTGTGGCCACAGTTAAGCAGGTTTTTGATTACGGTAGTTACGTGACCCTGGACGAGTACGGAGGAATGCAAGCTTTCCTCCCCTGGAGCGAGATAAGCACCAGGTGGGTTAAGAACATAAGGGACATAGTGAAGGAGGGAAGGAAAGTCATAGTCAAGGTCATAAGAGTTGATAGGAAGAAGGGATCGGTGGACGTTTCCCTGAAGAAGGTCAACGACGACGATAGGAAGAAGAAGAACGCGCAGTGGAAGAGGATCCAGAAGACCGACAAAATACTGGAACTGGTGGCACAGAAACTCAAGAGGAGCGAGAGGGAAGCTTGGGAACAGGTTGCGTGGAAGCTTGAGGAGAGGTATGGGGACGTTTTCGAAGCCCTTCAAAAGGCGTCTAAGGAGGGAGAGAAGGTGCTTCTGGACGCCGGAGTTCCAGAGATCTGGGTTAAGCCACTCCTGGAGGAGGCGTCGAAGCACGGAGAGGAGAGGAAAGTTAAGGAGAGCAAGGTTATCCTGATGAGGACAGTGGACCCAGAGGGGGTAGAGAAGATAAGGAAGGTCTTCGATCTGGAGGACGAGGACGTAAGGATATTCACCATTGGTGCCCCAAGGTACAGAGTTGAGGTGTCGGGTGTTGACCCAAAGGCAGTGGCGCAGAGGTTGAACGAAATAGTTCAGAAAATCCTAGAGAGGGCAAAAGAGGAAGGAGTTAGCGCTGAGGTGGGGAAGTGA